In Thiovibrio frasassiensis, one DNA window encodes the following:
- the xerD gene encoding site-specific tyrosine recombinase XerD, with product MNSKRGKPADNHPRSDRVRPQSPSSSSPSGGASFFSEPFLDQFLQYLTLERRLATNTILAYQADLVSFLDFLRPKRLSQLNEIEADHLRAYLAHCHDLGISNRSNARRISSLRAFFKFLLAEKCIDTDPSGILDLPKPGRPLPKVLTIPEVNLLLAPPADENSLALRNNAMLHLLYATGMRVSELVNLPLAGVNLMGGYVRVFGKGSKERLIPFGEAAREYLKLYTTDARPRILKKKASDLLFVTGHGKSMTRLRFWQIVQQSARLAGISKKISPHMLRHSFATHLLEHGADLRSVQMMLGHADIATTQIYTHVDSNRLKNAHQKFHPRG from the coding sequence ATGAACAGCAAACGAGGAAAACCTGCTGATAATCACCCACGCTCCGACCGGGTACGGCCTCAATCGCCGTCTTCTTCCTCTCCATCCGGCGGAGCGTCTTTTTTTTCCGAGCCTTTTCTCGACCAATTCCTCCAGTATCTTACCCTGGAACGCCGTCTGGCGACCAACACCATTCTGGCCTACCAGGCTGACCTTGTCTCTTTTCTTGATTTTCTTCGTCCGAAACGCCTCAGCCAGCTGAACGAAATTGAAGCCGACCATCTCCGCGCTTATTTGGCCCATTGCCACGACCTCGGCATCTCGAACCGCAGCAATGCCCGCCGGATCTCCTCGTTGCGCGCTTTTTTCAAGTTTCTCCTGGCGGAAAAATGCATCGACACCGATCCCAGCGGTATCCTGGATCTGCCCAAACCGGGCCGGCCGCTGCCAAAGGTGCTCACCATCCCCGAGGTGAATCTGCTCCTTGCCCCCCCAGCCGATGAGAATTCCCTGGCCCTGCGCAATAACGCCATGCTGCACCTGCTGTATGCCACCGGCATGCGGGTCTCGGAGCTGGTCAACCTGCCCCTGGCCGGGGTCAATCTCATGGGCGGCTATGTCCGGGTTTTCGGCAAAGGTTCCAAGGAACGCCTCATCCCCTTTGGCGAGGCTGCCCGTGAATACCTTAAGCTCTACACCACGGACGCCCGGCCCCGCATCCTCAAAAAAAAGGCCAGCGATCTCCTTTTTGTCACCGGTCACGGCAAGTCCATGACCCGGTTGCGTTTCTGGCAGATCGTCCAGCAGAGCGCACGGTTGGCCGGAATCAGCAAGAAAATCAGCCCCCACATGCTCCGCCACTCCTTTGCCACCCACCTGCTGGAACATGGCGCCGATCTCCGCTCCGTCCAGATGATGCTCGGTCATGCCGACATCGCCACCACCCAGATTTACACCCATGTGGACAGCAACCGCCTCAAGAACGCCCACCAGAAATTCCACCCCCGGGGCTGA
- the rpsU gene encoding 30S ribosomal protein S21 — protein MIEIEVRGDIEQAIRLLKKKMQLDGMKKELKRREYYEKPSDKRRRKQAESKRKIRKLMMRTERD, from the coding sequence ATGATTGAAATAGAGGTAAGAGGGGATATCGAACAGGCGATTCGGCTGCTCAAGAAGAAAATGCAGCTTGATGGGATGAAAAAAGAGCTCAAACGCCGCGAGTACTACGAAAAACCCAGCGACAAGCGTCGCCGCAAACAAGCCGAGTCCAAACGGAAAATCCGCAAGCTCATGATGCGCACCGAGCGCGATTAA
- a CDS encoding FAD-binding oxidoreductase, translating to MNQNTIDRLGEIVGKDQVSTVAEELACYSYDGTGREYPPGAVVFPSSTAEICRIMELASATPFPVVPRGAGTGMSGGALPVNGGVVMVMSRLNRILEIDRANQIAVVEPGVITGDLRKEAAQHGLFYPPDPASLQFCTMGGNVAECAGGPSAVKYGVTRDYVLGLEAVLPDGSIIHTGVRTAKGVVGYDLTRLLVGSEGTLAIITKITVKLLPAPETRTTLLVLCRSMGEATSLVAAILAHHTPCTLEYMDRTALAIVREQLPFPCPEEAEALLLIELDGRADTVPLATRQLSEFLQSQPGIIQSRTAESAAEARQLWAARRAISPAAFSLKPHKMSEDVVVPRSRLPELVSCTEALSRELGVVIFTFGHAGDGNIHVNIMLDRNVPQEVRQANTAKQLLFEEVLRLGGTLSGEHGIGLTKAPYLSMELDQPTLTLMRQIKKLFDPQDILNPGKIFPLQEAGEKNI from the coding sequence ATGAACCAGAACACCATCGACAGACTGGGGGAAATTGTCGGCAAGGATCAGGTGAGCACCGTAGCGGAAGAGCTGGCCTGCTATTCCTATGACGGCACCGGCCGGGAATATCCCCCGGGAGCCGTGGTCTTTCCCTCCTCCACCGCGGAAATCTGCCGCATCATGGAACTCGCCTCCGCCACCCCGTTTCCCGTGGTGCCCCGGGGGGCTGGCACCGGCATGAGCGGCGGCGCCTTGCCGGTAAACGGGGGGGTGGTCATGGTCATGAGCCGCCTGAACCGAATCCTGGAGATCGACCGGGCCAATCAGATCGCCGTGGTCGAACCGGGCGTCATCACCGGAGATCTGCGCAAAGAGGCGGCCCAGCACGGCCTCTTTTATCCGCCGGACCCGGCCAGCCTGCAGTTCTGCACCATGGGCGGCAATGTCGCCGAGTGCGCCGGCGGCCCGAGCGCCGTGAAATATGGGGTGACCCGCGACTATGTCCTCGGCCTGGAAGCGGTGCTGCCCGATGGCAGCATCATCCACACCGGAGTCCGCACCGCCAAGGGGGTGGTGGGCTACGACCTTACCCGCTTACTGGTGGGCTCGGAAGGCACCCTGGCCATCATCACCAAGATCACGGTCAAGCTCCTCCCCGCCCCAGAGACCCGCACCACATTGCTGGTCCTCTGTCGCAGCATGGGTGAAGCGACCAGTCTGGTGGCAGCCATTCTCGCCCACCATACCCCCTGCACCCTGGAATATATGGACCGGACCGCCCTGGCCATTGTTCGGGAGCAACTGCCCTTCCCCTGCCCCGAGGAGGCCGAAGCGCTTCTCCTGATAGAGCTTGACGGCCGGGCAGATACCGTGCCCCTCGCCACCCGCCAGCTGAGCGAGTTTTTACAAAGCCAACCGGGGATCATCCAGAGCCGCACCGCCGAAAGCGCCGCCGAGGCCCGGCAGCTCTGGGCAGCACGGCGCGCCATCTCTCCAGCAGCCTTCAGCCTCAAACCCCATAAGATGAGCGAAGATGTGGTGGTTCCCCGCTCCCGATTGCCGGAATTGGTCTCCTGCACAGAGGCATTGAGCCGCGAGCTCGGGGTCGTCATCTTCACCTTCGGCCACGCCGGAGACGGCAATATCCATGTCAATATCATGCTTGACCGGAATGTTCCGCAGGAGGTGCGGCAGGCCAATACCGCCAAGCAGCTGCTTTTTGAGGAGGTGCTGCGCTTGGGCGGCACCCTGTCCGGCGAACATGGCATTGGCCTTACCAAGGCCCCGTATTTGTCCATGGAGCTTGACCAGCCGACCCTGACCCTCATGCGCCAGATCAAAAAACTGTTTGATCCCCAGGACATTCTCAATCCCGGCAAGATCTTTCCTCTCCAGGAGGCAGGAGAAAAAAATATTTGA
- a CDS encoding D-alanine--D-alanine ligase family protein, which produces MEKKIRLALIAGGKSGEREVSLAGAKEVEKALSREKYEVRRYDPATDLARLAADAGTIEMAFILLHGPLGEDGTMQGFLDLLGVPYQGAGVLGSALAMDKNLAKILYKQAGLTVADWEMAQPEDQTNPRRLLACLSLPLVIKPIRQGSSLGMSLAKSEAELSEGLIKAFTYDSEVMVEEYVRGREITGGVLGNKELTALPIVEIIPGEGYAFFDYQAKYQPGASREVCPAELAPEVTAKAQAIALTAHRALQLKGYSRTDMIVAGDSIYVLETNTIPGMTPTSLLPQAAAAHGLPFPALLDRLIELALAER; this is translated from the coding sequence ATGGAAAAGAAGATTCGTTTGGCCCTTATCGCCGGGGGCAAATCCGGCGAGCGCGAGGTTTCGCTGGCCGGGGCCAAAGAGGTGGAAAAGGCGCTCAGCCGGGAAAAATATGAGGTCCGCCGCTATGATCCGGCCACGGATCTGGCCCGGCTGGCTGCGGATGCCGGAACGATCGAGATGGCCTTTATCCTGCTGCATGGCCCCCTGGGGGAGGACGGCACCATGCAGGGTTTCCTCGATCTGCTGGGGGTTCCCTATCAGGGCGCCGGGGTCTTGGGCTCCGCCCTGGCCATGGACAAGAATCTGGCCAAGATCCTCTACAAGCAGGCCGGGCTTACCGTGGCGGACTGGGAGATGGCGCAGCCGGAAGATCAAACAAATCCCCGCCGTCTGCTGGCGTGCCTTTCCCTGCCGCTGGTCATCAAGCCCATCCGCCAAGGCTCCAGTCTGGGGATGAGCCTGGCCAAAAGCGAGGCGGAGCTGAGCGAGGGGCTGATCAAGGCGTTCACCTATGACAGCGAGGTCATGGTTGAAGAGTATGTGCGGGGCAGGGAGATCACCGGCGGGGTGCTTGGCAACAAGGAACTCACCGCCCTGCCCATTGTCGAGATTATTCCCGGCGAGGGGTACGCATTTTTTGATTATCAGGCCAAATACCAGCCGGGAGCCTCCCGGGAGGTATGCCCGGCGGAGTTGGCGCCGGAGGTAACCGCCAAGGCGCAGGCGATTGCGCTCACCGCGCATCGGGCCTTGCAGCTTAAGGGATACAGCCGGACAGACATGATTGTTGCCGGTGATTCCATCTATGTCCTTGAGACCAACACCATCCCCGGCATGACCCCGACCAGCCTGTTGCCTCAGGCGGCGGCCGCCCATGGCTTGCCCTTTCCGGCCTTGCTCGACCGGTTGATCGAACTGGCCTTGGCGGAGAGATAA
- a CDS encoding GGDEF domain-containing response regulator, producing MTESVPGKAGRTALIVEDDHAVCDLLQRIVESQGYSTVVCATGASAQASFTASFPHLVLMDWMLPDMDGLELSKTFRASERGKYLTILMISGKDSPEDIATAIAAGVNYFMAKPVERKVLNIWLSAAAQQVEDYRQREEDDLALAKIQEELEENNLQLEEALGRANAMAMEAEQAYIEINQIFKTVAGGILLVDTHSNLLRCNESFLQMAGMTREKVHDQKCYEIFHSCLCNTEACPLARIRKGEKRIESEIEKVGPDGRTFYYSIISTPFKGPSGDLLGVVEHITDVTERVKAEKALAESEHCYKELSLVDELTKLFNKRYFNTQLQLEVERANRHGHPLSLLLMDIDNFKHHNDTYGHADGDRVLARLGQVVTESLRVNDVPCRYGGEEFTIILPETSGEQATVVAERIRARFAGEIFQPTPQETVHKTISIGVTQYRMGESGQNLLERADQNMYEAKQGGKNRYVLK from the coding sequence TTGACAGAGTCTGTGCCGGGAAAAGCAGGGCGTACCGCCCTGATTGTCGAGGATGACCATGCTGTCTGCGATCTTTTGCAAAGGATTGTGGAAAGCCAGGGCTACAGCACGGTTGTCTGCGCCACCGGCGCCTCGGCCCAGGCATCCTTTACCGCGAGTTTTCCGCATCTTGTCCTGATGGATTGGATGCTGCCGGACATGGACGGCCTGGAACTCTCCAAGACCTTCCGTGCCTCCGAACGGGGAAAATACCTCACCATCCTGATGATCTCCGGCAAAGACAGCCCCGAGGATATTGCCACGGCCATTGCCGCCGGGGTCAATTATTTCATGGCCAAACCCGTGGAAAGGAAGGTGCTGAATATCTGGCTCTCCGCCGCCGCGCAACAGGTGGAGGATTATCGGCAACGGGAAGAGGACGATCTGGCCCTGGCCAAAATTCAGGAAGAGCTGGAAGAGAACAACCTCCAGCTGGAAGAGGCGCTGGGCCGGGCCAATGCCATGGCCATGGAAGCGGAGCAGGCCTATATCGAGATCAACCAGATATTCAAGACCGTTGCCGGGGGCATTCTCCTGGTGGACACGCACAGCAATCTCCTGCGTTGCAACGAGTCATTTCTGCAGATGGCCGGAATGACTCGGGAGAAGGTGCATGATCAGAAGTGTTACGAAATTTTTCACTCCTGCCTCTGCAATACCGAGGCTTGTCCTCTGGCGCGGATCAGGAAGGGGGAGAAACGCATTGAGAGTGAGATAGAAAAGGTCGGGCCGGACGGGAGAACCTTCTATTACAGTATCATTTCCACGCCTTTCAAGGGGCCGTCCGGGGATCTGCTCGGGGTTGTCGAGCATATTACCGATGTCACCGAACGGGTGAAAGCGGAAAAGGCCCTGGCCGAAAGCGAACATTGCTACAAGGAACTCAGCTTGGTTGATGAGTTGACCAAGCTTTTTAACAAGCGCTACTTTAACACGCAACTGCAGCTCGAGGTGGAGCGGGCCAACCGGCATGGTCATCCGCTCTCGCTTTTATTGATGGATATCGATAATTTCAAGCACCACAATGACACTTACGGGCATGCGGATGGTGACCGGGTTCTCGCCCGGCTGGGCCAGGTGGTTACGGAATCGCTTCGGGTCAATGATGTGCCCTGTCGCTACGGCGGGGAGGAGTTCACCATCATCCTGCCGGAGACCAGCGGTGAACAGGCGACTGTGGTTGCGGAGCGGATCAGGGCCCGTTTTGCCGGGGAGATTTTTCAGCCAACCCCCCAGGAAACGGTGCACAAAACCATAAGCATCGGCGTAACCCAGTACCGCATGGGGGAAAGCGGGCAAAACCTGCTGGAGCGGGCCGATCAGAATATGTACGAGGCCAAGCAGGGCGGTAAGAATCGGTATGTTTTGAAGTAA